ATGATGTCCCCGACGGCGGTGACCCCCCGGTAGGGTATGATGATGCCCCTCCCCTTCAGGTCGAGGAAGGACCTGTTGACGTTCCCCAGGGCGAGGCCGCTCACCTCCCCCACATCCGGATCGAGGACCACGTCGTCGACCCTTCCGACGAAGATCCCCCGCTGGGTGTAGACGTCCTGATCCAAAAGTGCTGTGATCTCTATCTGCAATCTAGTCCCCTCTTCATCGGTTGTTGCTCTTTAATCTTAAATCTTCTGATCAGTTCGGCGGAGGAGAGGGTATCGCCACCATAAACTGTCTCGGATCGGGCTGAGGGCGTCCCTCGCGCGAAAACCCCCGGCGGGGGCGGAGAAGTGGCTTCAGGCCAAGCTCTGAATCTGCGGGCCGGTCCTGGATGATACAAAAGAGGCGGCCTCTGGCCGGGGGAGATGCCGGTCAAGGTGATGGAAAGTTGGGAGGGGAGCCCCCCTCCCAACGCCCCCCTTCATCGATCCACCCCTCCCTTTGGGGCGATCTATATCATATCGATTCTGGGAGGCGAAGATCCTCCCAGCGCCAGCTTTCTCTTATCGTCGTAAGGTAGGAGGATCAGCGGATTCTTCCGATCCCTCCGGCGGCTTAGGGGTCACCAGGTTATGGTGAACTCCTTCACCTGGTAGCTGTCCCAGCTGTCGTATCCGGCGTGGTTTCCGTCCCTGATCCAGACGTTCACCTGGCTCGTTCCCGCGTCGGAGGCTGTCGTCTGCCAGGTCCACCTGTTGCTCGCCGTCCATCCCGTCATCTCCCTCCAGGCGTCTCCTGTAGAGGGCCCCCTCAGCCAGAACCGGTAGAATATCTGGTCCCCGTCGGGGTCGACGGCCTTCGCCGTCCAGGTGACCGCCGAACCCGCGACGAGGGGGCTTCTCCAGTTCGGTTCAAGGCCCGTCGCCGTCGGGGGCCTGTTCGCTCTGGGGGCCGCCACCTGGAAGTCCCTCACCTGGTAGCTGTCCCAGCTGTCATATCCGGCGTGGTTTCCGTCCCTGATCCAGACGTTCACCTGGCTCGTTCCCGCGTCGGAGGCTGTCGTCTGCCAGGTCCACCTGTTGCTCGCCGTCCATCCCGTCATCTCCCTCCAGGCGTCTCCTGTAGAGGGCCCCTTCAGCCAGAACCGGTAGAATATCTGGTCCCCGTCGGGGTCGGTAGCCGTAGCCGTCCAGGTGACGGAGGCGCCCGGGAGGGCGGGGCTTCCCCGGCTGGGGGAGAGGCCCGTCGCCGTCGGGGG
The sequence above is drawn from the Methanothrix harundinacea 6Ac genome and encodes:
- a CDS encoding PRC-barrel domain-containing protein, encoding MQIEITALLDQDVYTQRGIFVGRVDDVVLDPDVGEVSGLALGNVNRSFLDLKGRGIIIPYRGVTAVGDIIITKHFGTVPVPYSDEKKG